Proteins encoded together in one Dechloromonas sp. HYN0024 window:
- a CDS encoding ABC transporter ATP-binding protein, with protein sequence MSRPLLDIRQLVVEIGGKTVVDRVDLSIASGERIAILGRNGAGKSTLLSTLAGLRPPAAGAILLDGEDAALLHPREAALRRAWLGQFQSDPFGSTVLETALTGRHPHLGRWDWESSRDAELARSALKSVGLEGMEGRQIHTLSGGERQRLAIATLLTQAAPLYLLDEPLSHLDLNHQMAVLELFSGAARDCGAGVVMVLHDPALAHRFCDRALLVYGDGRTETGVVGDILTAEKLSELYGYGLRQIEDRGHRCFIPE encoded by the coding sequence ATGAGCCGGCCGCTTCTCGACATCCGACAACTGGTCGTTGAAATTGGCGGCAAGACGGTGGTTGATCGCGTCGATCTGAGTATCGCCAGTGGTGAACGGATCGCCATACTTGGCCGTAACGGCGCCGGAAAATCGACCCTGTTATCGACCCTGGCGGGACTCCGTCCGCCCGCCGCCGGGGCCATTCTGCTTGATGGCGAAGATGCGGCCCTGCTCCATCCCCGCGAGGCAGCGCTGCGTCGTGCCTGGCTCGGCCAGTTTCAGTCCGACCCTTTCGGCTCGACCGTTCTGGAAACAGCTTTGACCGGTCGCCATCCGCATCTCGGTCGCTGGGATTGGGAATCAAGCCGTGATGCCGAGCTGGCCCGTAGCGCCCTCAAGTCGGTCGGACTGGAGGGCATGGAAGGCCGCCAGATTCACACGCTGTCCGGCGGCGAACGCCAGCGCCTGGCGATTGCCACGCTGCTCACCCAGGCGGCACCGCTTTACCTGCTCGACGAACCGCTCTCGCACCTTGATCTCAACCACCAGATGGCGGTCCTTGAACTGTTCTCCGGGGCAGCCCGTGACTGTGGCGCAGGTGTTGTCATGGTCCTGCACGATCCGGCGCTGGCCCATCGTTTCTGTGATCGCGCCTTGCTGGTTTATGGCGATGGCCGTACCGAGACCGGCGTGGTCGGTGACATTCTGACGGCAGAAAAACTCTCCGAACTTTACGGTTACGGCCTGCGTCAGATCGAAGACCGCGGCCACCGCTGCTTCATTCCCGAATAG
- the cobO gene encoding cob(I)yrinic acid a,c-diamide adenosyltransferase — protein MTITHEERMQKKKAVIDSKIDAAQEERGVLVVNTGNGKGKSSAAFGVVARALGHGQKVGVVQFVKGRSDTGEEAFFRQQPNVAWHVGGEGFTWETQDKDRDARAAQAAWEIACQHLNDPAIGLVVLDEMTYAFKYGWLDLATVIGQLLTRPAMQHVIITGRGAPQALRDAADTVSEIGMEKHAFQSGIKAMPGLEF, from the coding sequence ATGACCATCACCCACGAAGAACGCATGCAGAAGAAAAAGGCCGTCATTGACAGCAAGATTGACGCCGCCCAGGAAGAACGTGGCGTACTGGTGGTCAATACCGGCAATGGCAAGGGCAAGTCGAGCGCCGCTTTCGGCGTGGTCGCCCGCGCCCTTGGTCACGGGCAAAAAGTTGGTGTTGTTCAGTTCGTCAAAGGCCGCTCGGATACCGGCGAGGAAGCTTTCTTCCGCCAGCAGCCGAATGTCGCCTGGCATGTCGGTGGCGAAGGCTTCACCTGGGAAACCCAGGACAAGGACCGCGACGCCAGGGCCGCCCAGGCCGCCTGGGAAATCGCCTGTCAACATTTGAACGATCCGGCCATCGGTCTCGTCGTTCTCGACGAAATGACCTATGCCTTCAAGTACGGCTGGCTCGACCTCGCTACCGTGATCGGTCAACTGCTCACCCGCCCAGCCATGCAGCACGTCATCATCACCGGCCGCGGGGCGCCGCAAGCCCTGCGCGACGCAGCCGACACGGTCAGCGAAATCGGCATGGAGAAACATGCATTCCAAAGCGGCATCAAGGCCATGCCCGGCCTCGAATTCTGA
- a CDS encoding cobyrinate a,c-diamide synthase, translated as MPACPALLIAAPASGQGKTTVTAALARLHTRKGRRVTVFKCGPDFLDPQIHAAASGHPCYNLDLGMCGDDDARWRLARAAEDSDLILIEGVMGLFDGEPSAADIAIRFGIPVMALIDAGAMAQTFGAIAHGLASYRPGLPFAGVLANRVGSAGHARMLRDSLPPGTGWFGALPKCDDSLPERHLGLLQASEITDLEARLDHLADALAASASVDLPPPIDFAVARPPTSTPLLAGQRIAIARDAAYGFIYPANLDTLEAQGAELCFFSPVAGDPLPACDAVWLPGGYPELHTETLARQSSLWNALHDHVASGKPLLAECGGMMSLFSEVVDKAGISHRFGDLLPGRSIMQKQLAALGTQFVDLPEGHISGHTFHFSRSETPLAPLTVAKTADGRSGEAVYRKNRLTASYLHFYFPSNPAVAARLFMNA; from the coding sequence ATGCCAGCCTGCCCCGCATTGCTCATCGCCGCGCCAGCCTCCGGCCAGGGCAAGACCACTGTCACGGCTGCACTGGCCCGACTGCATACACGTAAGGGGCGGCGGGTCACTGTTTTCAAATGCGGTCCGGATTTTCTCGATCCGCAAATTCACGCTGCGGCCAGCGGTCATCCCTGCTACAACCTTGATCTCGGCATGTGCGGGGACGACGATGCCCGCTGGCGACTGGCCCGGGCGGCAGAGGATTCCGACCTGATCCTCATCGAAGGCGTCATGGGTCTGTTCGACGGCGAGCCTTCCGCGGCCGACATCGCCATCCGTTTCGGCATCCCGGTTATGGCCCTGATCGACGCCGGGGCGATGGCCCAGACCTTTGGGGCCATCGCTCATGGCCTGGCCAGCTATCGGCCCGGCCTGCCCTTTGCCGGCGTACTGGCTAACCGTGTCGGCAGCGCCGGCCATGCCCGGATGCTGCGCGACAGCCTGCCACCCGGTACCGGCTGGTTTGGTGCCCTGCCCAAATGCGATGACAGCCTACCCGAACGCCACCTCGGTTTGCTCCAGGCGAGCGAGATTACTGACCTCGAAGCCCGCCTCGACCATTTGGCTGATGCCCTGGCCGCCAGTGCCAGCGTCGACCTGCCGCCACCGATCGATTTCGCCGTGGCTCGACCGCCCACCAGCACCCCACTGCTCGCCGGCCAGCGCATTGCCATCGCCCGCGACGCCGCCTACGGTTTTATTTATCCAGCCAATCTGGATACGCTTGAGGCGCAGGGGGCCGAACTTTGCTTCTTCTCGCCCGTCGCCGGCGATCCGCTTCCGGCCTGCGATGCCGTCTGGCTTCCCGGTGGTTACCCGGAACTCCATACCGAGACGCTCGCCCGTCAGTCCTCGCTCTGGAATGCCCTGCACGACCATGTTGCCTCCGGCAAGCCACTGCTGGCGGAATGCGGCGGCATGATGAGCCTGTTCTCTGAAGTCGTAGACAAGGCCGGCATCAGTCATCGCTTTGGCGATTTGCTGCCCGGCCGTTCGATCATGCAAAAACAGCTCGCTGCCCTCGGTACCCAATTTGTCGATCTGCCGGAAGGCCATATCTCAGGCCACACGTTTCATTTTTCCCGGAGCGAGACACCGCTTGCCCCACTGACCGTGGCTAAAACGGCGGATGGTCGGAGTGGTGAAGCGGTTTACCGGAAAAATCGCCTGACCGCCTCCTATCTGCATTTTTACTTCCCATCGAATCCCGCTGTCGCAGCCCGCCTGTTCATGAACGCGTGA
- a CDS encoding Tim44 domain-containing protein: protein MKNFVLMAAAVVLGLTLQIGDAEAKRLGGGSSSGMQRQSVAPSAPPSAARQAPAPAPSAPAAAPAAQPKRSWMGPLAGLAAGIGLAALASHFGFGEGLANFMMIGLLIMAVVMVIGFFMRKKAGATQQGGLQYAGANPNYGSNTPHEPDFIPAGGSAAAPIAAATGAGNIPADFDVEAFVRNAKVNFIRLQAANDAGNLDDIREFTSPEMFAEIKLGMGERGAAQQETDVAQLNGEVLDVAEEASRYIVSIRFTGLISEEKGAAPAPFDEIWHMTKPTDNSRGWVLAGIQQVQ, encoded by the coding sequence ATGAAGAATTTCGTACTGATGGCTGCAGCAGTCGTGCTCGGCCTCACCCTGCAAATTGGCGACGCCGAAGCCAAGCGCCTGGGCGGCGGCAGTTCCTCTGGCATGCAACGCCAGTCAGTCGCCCCGAGCGCCCCCCCGTCGGCCGCCAGACAAGCCCCCGCGCCGGCACCGTCAGCCCCAGCCGCGGCACCGGCTGCCCAGCCCAAGCGTTCGTGGATGGGCCCGTTGGCCGGCCTGGCTGCCGGTATCGGTCTGGCCGCACTGGCTTCGCACTTCGGCTTTGGTGAAGGTCTGGCCAATTTCATGATGATCGGTCTGCTGATCATGGCGGTCGTCATGGTGATTGGCTTCTTCATGCGCAAGAAAGCAGGTGCTACCCAGCAAGGTGGCCTGCAATACGCCGGCGCCAATCCGAACTACGGCAGCAATACGCCGCACGAACCTGACTTCATTCCAGCCGGCGGTTCTGCCGCAGCACCTATTGCTGCTGCAACCGGTGCGGGCAATATTCCGGCCGACTTTGATGTCGAGGCTTTTGTCCGGAACGCCAAGGTTAACTTCATCCGTCTGCAGGCTGCCAATGATGCCGGCAACCTCGACGACATCCGCGAATTTACCTCGCCGGAAATGTTCGCCGAGATCAAGCTGGGCATGGGCGAACGTGGTGCGGCACAACAGGAAACCGACGTTGCCCAGCTCAACGGCGAAGTTCTTGATGTCGCTGAAGAAGCCAGTCGCTACATTGTCAGCATCCGCTTCACTGGCCTGATCAGCGAGGAAAAGGGCGCCGCTCCTGCTCCTTTCGACGAAATCTGGCATATGACCAAACCGACCGACAACAGCCGCGGCTGGGTGCTCGCCGGTATTCAACAAGTCCAGTAA
- a CDS encoding YdiU family protein, producing the protein MNAAEPFLGELPVFANSFASLPAAFYTRLPPHPLPDPYVVGISHDVADLLGLPDGLLNSPQFAEIFAGNRLLPGSEPLAAVYSGHQFGVWAGQLGDGRAHLLGGLHNESGHWEIQLKGAGKTPYSRGADGRAVLRSSIREFLCSEAMAGLGVPTTRALCVIGAEQPVRREEIETAAVVARVAPGFVRFGSFEHWASRDRKLEVQQLADYVIDTFRPGCRIAANPYDALLRDVSVRTGELMAHWMAVGFMHGVMNTDNMSILGLTLDYGPFGFMEAFDSGHICNHSDTYGRYTYRNQPHVGQWNLYCLADAFLPLLNRPEIARAAIDETYGDAFEQTFARLMRAKLGLREAMPDDETFIGETFGFLQQHRPDFTTFFRLLSRLPGEAGRDNRAAADAPLRDLFIDRAACDAWLDGWRTRLAQTPWADEERQAAMLASNPKYILRNWLAEAAIRQAKAKDFSGVQRLLTCLRRPFDEEPEFDDLAALPPDWASGLEVSCSS; encoded by the coding sequence ATGAATGCCGCTGAACCTTTTCTGGGCGAACTGCCCGTCTTTGCCAACAGTTTTGCCAGCCTGCCCGCGGCTTTCTACACCCGTCTTCCGCCACATCCCCTGCCCGATCCTTACGTTGTCGGTATCAGCCATGACGTCGCTGATCTGCTGGGTCTGCCCGATGGGCTGCTGAATAGTCCCCAATTCGCTGAAATCTTCGCCGGCAATCGCCTGCTACCTGGCAGCGAGCCGCTCGCTGCTGTCTACTCCGGTCATCAGTTCGGCGTTTGGGCGGGCCAGTTGGGCGATGGTCGGGCCCATTTGCTGGGTGGCCTGCACAACGAAAGCGGGCACTGGGAAATCCAGCTCAAGGGGGCGGGAAAGACACCCTATTCGCGCGGTGCCGACGGACGGGCAGTGCTCCGTTCATCGATACGTGAATTTCTTTGCTCGGAAGCAATGGCCGGCCTTGGCGTGCCGACTACCCGGGCGCTGTGCGTGATCGGCGCCGAGCAACCGGTGCGCCGCGAGGAAATCGAGACGGCTGCCGTCGTGGCGCGGGTGGCACCCGGTTTTGTCCGTTTTGGCTCTTTCGAGCATTGGGCCTCGCGTGACAGGAAGCTGGAAGTGCAGCAACTGGCTGACTACGTCATTGATACCTTTCGCCCTGGGTGTCGTATTGCCGCCAATCCCTACGATGCGCTGCTGCGCGATGTGTCGGTTCGTACCGGCGAACTGATGGCGCACTGGATGGCGGTCGGCTTCATGCACGGCGTGATGAATACCGACAACATGTCGATCCTCGGCCTGACCCTTGATTACGGGCCTTTTGGTTTCATGGAGGCCTTTGATTCGGGCCACATCTGTAACCACTCCGACACCTATGGTCGTTATACCTACCGTAACCAGCCACATGTCGGGCAGTGGAACCTCTATTGCCTGGCCGATGCCTTCCTGCCCTTGCTCAACCGTCCTGAAATTGCCCGCGCCGCGATTGATGAAACGTATGGCGATGCCTTCGAACAGACTTTTGCCCGGTTGATGCGCGCCAAGCTCGGTTTGCGGGAGGCCATGCCGGACGACGAAACCTTTATCGGCGAGACCTTTGGTTTCCTGCAGCAGCATCGGCCCGATTTCACGACATTCTTTCGCCTCCTGTCGCGGCTGCCGGGCGAAGCCGGGCGGGATAACCGGGCCGCGGCAGATGCGCCGTTGCGCGATCTGTTCATCGACCGTGCCGCTTGCGATGCCTGGCTGGATGGCTGGCGGACCCGTCTGGCGCAAACGCCGTGGGCAGATGAAGAACGGCAGGCAGCGATGCTCGCTAGCAACCCCAAGTACATTCTGCGCAACTGGCTGGCCGAGGCGGCTATTCGTCAGGCCAAGGCGAAGGACTTCTCGGGTGTGCAACGTTTGCTGACCTGTCTGCGCCGGCCCTTTGACGAGGAGCCGGAATTCGATGACTTGGCAGCCTTGCCGCCGGACTGGGCAAGCGGGCTGGAGGTCAGTTGCTCAAGTTGA
- a CDS encoding MBL fold metallo-hydrolase produces the protein MDRRDFLRSVAAISALWAVEFAPWQSMSAFASEMDDFVRGPAIKDYPLRQVSKHVSIIFTPHGFPTPDNQGMMSNITFVNTSKGVVVIDTGASVQIGEMAIRQLEKNFRKPVVAIINTHYHGDHWLGNHAYVERYGNSLPMYAHAGTIQAVKGIQGSLWLSLIEKATNEASLGTRIVPPNMPLEHGAELRFGDVTLRIHHYGKVHTPSDLCVEVVEDGVTLVGDIAMNQRIANMDDGSYLGTFKAYDALEKSTRTKIWLPAHGVPAANVLAWNRALFEGIYYPCEQAIKDGLPLEEAKTLVLKDKRVASQAKNTKGFEANIGKYVSIAYLEAEAAGF, from the coding sequence ATGGACCGTCGCGATTTTCTCCGCTCCGTGGCGGCCATTTCGGCGCTCTGGGCGGTTGAGTTTGCCCCATGGCAGTCGATGAGCGCATTCGCCAGCGAGATGGATGATTTTGTCCGTGGCCCGGCCATCAAGGACTATCCACTGCGTCAGGTTTCGAAGCACGTATCAATCATCTTTACCCCGCACGGTTTTCCGACCCCCGACAACCAGGGAATGATGAGCAACATCACCTTCGTCAATACCAGCAAAGGGGTCGTTGTCATCGATACCGGGGCGTCGGTGCAGATTGGTGAAATGGCCATACGGCAACTGGAAAAGAATTTCCGGAAGCCGGTGGTCGCCATCATCAACACCCATTACCACGGTGACCACTGGCTCGGGAATCATGCCTATGTCGAGCGTTACGGTAATAGTCTGCCGATGTATGCGCATGCCGGCACCATCCAGGCCGTTAAGGGGATTCAGGGTAGCCTGTGGCTGTCGCTGATCGAGAAGGCCACCAACGAGGCTTCCCTTGGCACCCGCATCGTGCCGCCCAACATGCCGCTGGAGCATGGGGCTGAACTCAGGTTTGGCGATGTCACCTTGCGCATTCACCATTACGGTAAGGTTCATACGCCGTCCGACCTGTGTGTCGAGGTGGTTGAAGACGGCGTCACCCTGGTGGGCGATATTGCCATGAACCAGCGCATCGCCAATATGGATGATGGCTCCTATCTGGGGACTTTCAAGGCGTACGACGCACTGGAGAAGTCGACCCGGACCAAGATCTGGCTACCGGCTCACGGTGTGCCGGCCGCTAATGTACTGGCGTGGAACCGCGCGTTGTTCGAGGGAATCTACTATCCCTGCGAACAGGCCATCAAGGATGGACTGCCGCTTGAAGAGGCCAAGACGCTGGTTCTCAAGGACAAGCGTGTCGCCAGTCAGGCTAAAAACACCAAGGGTTTCGAGGCCAATATCGGCAAGTACGTGAGCATCGCCTATCTTGAAGCTGAAGCGGCCGGCTTCTGA